From a region of the Candidatus Bathyanammoxibius amoris genome:
- a CDS encoding endonuclease III domain-containing protein, with protein sequence MSDSKTLKRYYDKLRQNFGPQHWWPGDGPFEVMVGAVLTQNTNWGNVEKAINNLKEAGELSPTAIYKMRQDKLARLIRPSGYFNIKAKRLKGLIKWFVDRFDGDIQKMFSQDLQGLREELLSVKGVGPETADSILLYAGNLPSFVVDTYTYRVLVRHQLIFEESTYDDIKSFFEDNLPEDIAMYNEYHALLVQVGKRYCKPREPSCEDCPLNEFL encoded by the coding sequence ATGAGCGATTCAAAGACACTTAAGAGGTACTATGATAAACTCCGCCAGAACTTCGGGCCGCAGCACTGGTGGCCGGGAGACGGCCCGTTTGAAGTGATGGTGGGTGCGGTGCTCACGCAAAATACCAACTGGGGGAACGTGGAGAAGGCCATAAACAACCTGAAAGAGGCCGGGGAGCTGAGTCCCACGGCAATATACAAGATGAGGCAGGACAAACTGGCCCGGCTCATCCGCCCCTCCGGCTATTTCAACATAAAGGCGAAGCGCCTGAAAGGTCTCATAAAATGGTTTGTCGACCGTTTTGACGGGGATATACAAAAAATGTTCTCGCAGGATTTGCAGGGCCTGAGAGAGGAACTCCTGTCGGTAAAAGGGGTGGGGCCCGAAACGGCCGATTCCATCCTGCTCTACGCCGGCAACCTGCCCAGTTTTGTGGTGGACACTTATACCTACCGCGTGCTGGTGCGGCATCAGCTTATATTTGAAGAGAGTACGTATGACGACATAAAATCGTTTTTCGAGGACAACCTGCCGGAGGATATTGCCATGTACAACGAATACCACGCGCTCCTTGTGCAGGTGGGC